From a region of the Phaseolus vulgaris cultivar G19833 chromosome 6, P. vulgaris v2.0, whole genome shotgun sequence genome:
- the LOC137831823 gene encoding peroxisome biogenesis protein 12 — translation MLFQVGGQGSRPTFFEMAAAQQLPASLRGALTYSIGVLALRRPFLHKLLDFEDESFALLMLVLESHTLRTTDASFSESLYGLRRRPANITAKIDDSASATGGGGSLRRRQRILSVVFLVVLPYLKSKLHSIYNRERDARLQATLWGDENGRYDDSGGDYSPVSTPTSDAGASVTMRITKRVQKIVGFCYPWLHASTEGLQFAYQMLYLLDATGYYSLALHALGIHVCRATGQELMDMSSRISKMRNRERERLRGPQWLKTLQRALLSCTYTVLDYAQTGLIAAVFFFKMMEWWYQSAEERMSAPTVYPPPPPPPPPKVGKDGIPLPPDRTICPLCSQKRVNPSVVTVSGFAFCYACIFKYITQYKRCPITLMPATVDQIRRLFHDV, via the exons ATGTTGTTCCAGGTGGGCGGGCAAGGCAGCCGCCCCACCTTCTTCGAGATGGCGGCGGCTCAGCAGCTTCCGGCAAGTCTCCGCGGCGCTCTCACTTACTCCATCGGCGTCTTGGCCTTACGCAGACCCTTCCTTCACAAGCTCCTAGACTTCGAAGACGAATCCTTCGCCTTACTCATGCTCGTACTCGAATCTCACACTTTACGAACCACAG ATGCTTCTTTTTCGGAATCTCTGTACGGTCTTCGAAGAAGACCGGCCAATATCACCGCCAAGATTGACGATTCAGCTTCTGCCACCGGCGGTGGAGGCAGCTTGCGGAGACGCCAGAGGATTCTTTCCGTTGTTTTTTTG GTTGTGTTGCCGTATTTGAAATCTAAGTTGCATTCAATCTACAACCGAGAGAGGGACGCGAGGCTTCAAGCCACTCTATGGGGAGATGAAAACGGACGATATGATGATAGCGGAGGAGATTATTCTCCAGTTTCAACGCCAACCTCTGACGCCGGTGCCTCCGTTACAATGCGTATCACTAAAAGAGTTCAGAAAATTGTAGGGTTTTGCTACCCGTGGTTACACGCTAGTACTGAGG GTTTGCAATTTGCTTACCAGATGTTATACTTGTTGGATGCTACTGGATACTACTCGCTAGCGCTGCACGCACTTGGGATTCATGTCTGTCGTGCTACTGGACAAGAGCTG ATGGATATGTCTTCTAGAATTTCGAAGATGCGTAATCGTGAACGTGAGAGACTTCGTGGCCCTCAATGGTTGAAG ACATTGCAAAGAGCATTACTTAGCTGTACGTACACTGTTCTTGATTATGCACAAACCGGTTTGATTGCAGCAGTGTTCTTCTTTAAG ATGATGGAATGGTGGTACCAATCTGCTGAGGAGAGAATGTCAGCTCCAACAGTATATCCTCCGCCccctcctcctcctccaccaaag GTAGGGAAAGATGGGATACCACTACCACCGGACAGGACAATTTGTCCCTTGTGTTCACAGAAGCGTGTAAATCCATCTGTAGTTACAGTTTCGGGGTTTGCCTTCTGCTATGCTtgcatatttaaatatattactcAG TATAAGCGCTGCCCAATTACGTTAATGCCTGCAACAGTTGACCAGATCAGGAGACTCTTTCACGATGTCTAG
- the LOC137831822 gene encoding uncharacterized protein has protein sequence MTCFLSCFHTSKRRNQLRSKDATHTQTHVGEGAVEPLARQKTAVEELIDCIAESKIKNEEQLSTSVEIKEEREKASREGEEPQIDEKKDEIRHEGDDEISERLHQEESSESLFSLCVCSRKKVSDAETVEPEVNSPIQLVCTREVSQAFGSPVLSPTEKFTSENPSKEKEEEYSGKGLMEKLDYNEGEKGKATHPVLQYRYRNCPGDEYDEVNLDASDLDSMLEDDDPHSGKRERGEESAVVNRTWVQEESSESLFSLSGDSRIRISSAEAENEVDSLVSAYATNRITQKEAQGRIPDVSSVMNPIKNLNKGRAVKATEEHPLKMDKENINLVVQDANIPVSPEPTLKLSNPKARMFSDNKRRQEIGVDTSLSSWLVESETTPVSINSTSSVGEQTPKGRRGSPWSHEDRPILGALTVEEIRKYSLSAPSRRFRSRSPDETPIIGTVGSYWTHTEQSMDFRFTGKDVTPKRSSTALQTRLLGAFDASV, from the exons ATGACCTGCTTTCTATCATGTTTTCATACTTCCAAACGTCGCAACCAATTGCGTTCTAAGGATGCAACTCACACACAA ACCCATGTGGGAGAAGGAGCTGTTGAACCTCTTGCACGGCAGAAGACTGCTGTTGAAGAGCTCATTGATTGCATAGCAGAATCAAA GATAAAAAATGAAGAGCAGTTAAGTACCAGTGTTGAAATCAAGGAGGAGCGGGAGAAGGCGTCAAGAGAAGGGGAAGAACCTCAGATAGATGAGAAGAAGGATGAGATCAGGCATGAAGGAGATGATGAGATCAGTGAAAGATTGCATCAGGAAGAGTCTTCGGAGTCACTGTTCTCTCTGTGCGTTTGTTCTAGAAAAAAAGTTTCAGATGCCGAAACAGTTGAGCCTGAAGTTAATAGTCCAATACAACTGGTATGCACAAGAGAGGTATCTCAAGCATTTGGGTCGCCGGTTCTGAGTCCAACTGAAAAATTTACCAGTGAAAATCCATCCaaggagaaggaagaagaatatTCTGGCAAGGGACTAATGGAGAAGTTGGACTACAACGAAGGAGAAAAGGGGAAAGCGACTCACCCTGTCCTACAGTATAGGTATAGAAATTGCCCCGGTGACGAATACGATGAGGTTAATTTAGATGCAAGTGATTTGGATTCTATGCTTGAAGATGATGATCCTCACAGTGGGAAGAGAGAAAGGGGGGAAGAAAGCGCTGTTGTTAACCGAACATGGGTGCAAGAAGAGTCTTCGGAATCTTTGTTTTCTCTATCTGGCGATTCTAGAATACGAATTTCATCAGCTGAAGCAGAGAATGAAGTTGACAGTCTAGTGTCAGCCTACGCTACAAACCGCATCACACAAAAAGAAGCACAAGGAAGGATTCCAGATGTTTCCTCAGTGATGAATCCAATCAAGAATCTTAACAAAGGGAGGGCAGTCAAAGCAACAGAAGAGCATCCACTGAAGATGGATAAAGAAAACATCAACTTGGTAGTGCAAGATGCTAACATACCCGTTAGTCCAGAGCCTACTTTGAAGCTGTCAAATCCCAAGGCTAGGATGTTCAGTGACAACAAAAGAAGGCAAGAAATTGGGGTAGACACCAGCCTCTCGAGCTGGTTGGTTGAATCGGAAACCACGCCTGTTTCCATTAACAGTACCAGTTCTGTGGGAGAACAGACACCAAAAGGAAGAAGAGGTTCACCGTGGAGTCACGAGGATAGGCCAATTTTAGGAGCATTAACAGTTGAAGAGATCAGGAAGTATTCTTTATCTGCACCTTCAAGAAGGTTTAGAAGCCGGAGTCCGGACGAGACACCCATCATAGGTACTGTTGGAAGCTACTGGACTCACACAGAACAGAGCATGGATTTTCGATTCACAGGAAAG GATGTAACACCAAAGAGGAGTTCAACAGCATTACAGACCAGACTACTAGGAGCATTTGACGCTAGTGTATAA